A single genomic interval of Pyruvatibacter sp. HU-CL02332 harbors:
- a CDS encoding epoxide hydrolase family protein, whose translation MSSPTPFTISIPQSKLDTIARKVRDFEWIDVPEGKDAGDGWSYGADQDYLKEFCAYWLDGYDWRHWEAQLNSWPQFIATVNDIDIHYVHIKGSNPDNPPLLITHGWPGSYFEFFDVLDRIANPAAYGGEEADGRDVIAPSIPGYAFSGRPQKPMGPRAVAALWNAFMRDALGIDSYIAQGGDWGAIISGWIAFDHSKDKQGGCLAVHLNFLGVRGHMEPKTEEDQAWMQHSAGMQLFETAYLQIQGTKPLSLTMGMSDSPVGQAAWILEKFYTWGDVKNGDIESAFTKDHLLTNLMLYVATDTFNTATWMYRGVFEEGGVNLPPGETIDIPTGIANFPGDTVYSWPPRSMVEAGYSNIVQWTDHEKGGHFAALEQPDAFVADVMAFLKQAPTQ comes from the coding sequence ATGAGTTCGCCCACCCCTTTCACGATCTCGATACCGCAATCCAAGCTCGACACCATCGCCCGCAAGGTACGCGACTTCGAGTGGATCGATGTGCCTGAAGGCAAAGACGCGGGCGACGGGTGGTCGTACGGTGCCGATCAGGACTACCTGAAAGAATTCTGCGCCTACTGGCTGGACGGCTATGACTGGCGCCATTGGGAAGCACAGCTCAACTCGTGGCCGCAGTTCATTGCGACCGTCAACGACATCGACATCCACTATGTGCACATCAAAGGCTCCAACCCGGACAACCCGCCCCTGCTGATCACCCATGGGTGGCCCGGATCGTATTTCGAGTTTTTTGATGTTCTCGACCGCATCGCCAACCCCGCCGCATATGGCGGCGAGGAAGCAGACGGGCGTGATGTGATCGCCCCGTCCATTCCCGGTTACGCGTTTTCCGGCCGCCCACAAAAGCCCATGGGGCCACGCGCTGTTGCAGCGCTTTGGAATGCCTTCATGCGCGATGCCTTGGGCATTGACAGCTACATCGCCCAGGGCGGTGACTGGGGGGCCATCATTTCTGGCTGGATTGCGTTTGATCACAGCAAGGACAAACAGGGCGGCTGCCTTGCTGTCCACCTGAACTTCCTTGGTGTGCGCGGGCACATGGAACCAAAGACGGAAGAAGATCAGGCATGGATGCAGCATTCAGCAGGCATGCAGCTCTTTGAGACAGCCTATCTGCAAATTCAAGGCACCAAGCCCCTGTCGCTGACCATGGGGATGTCGGATTCGCCCGTCGGGCAGGCCGCCTGGATACTCGAGAAATTCTACACCTGGGGTGACGTGAAAAATGGCGACATCGAAAGCGCCTTCACCAAAGACCATCTGCTCACCAATCTGATGCTCTACGTCGCGACAGACACGTTCAACACCGCCACATGGATGTATCGCGGCGTGTTCGAGGAAGGCGGCGTCAATCTCCCGCCGGGCGAGACAATCGATATCCCCACAGGCATCGCCAACTTCCCCGGCGACACCGTATATTCTTGGCCGCCGCGCAGCATGGTGGAAGCGGGCTACAGCAACATTGTTCAGTGGACGGACCATGAAAAGGGCGGCCACTTCGCAGCTCTGGAACAACCCGACGCCTTCGTCGCCGACGTCATGGCATTTTTGAAGCAGGCGCCCACACAATAG
- a CDS encoding epoxide hydrolase family protein, with the protein MHPSIAADPFTISVADHELADLKQRLANTRFPNEPDGNDSWDYGTNLSYMERLIEYWRDDYDWRAAEARLNRFDHFRATISGDDLGLPDEDHQIHFIYERGSGKNPRPLILTHGWPSTFAEFEHVIEPLAHPERFGGSEEDAFDVIVPSLLGFGFSSKPRTPLGPSAIAELWHCLMTRVLGYDRYCAQAGDWGSYVTSRLALQHGDQLDAIHLTMLPLRPAISGGGEPVTQEEADWIKNMRGWWAQEEGYRVIQGTKPMALAFAVTDSPAGLAGWLADKYYRLGDTEKSHPYEGMDQRFPMDMILTQLSIYWFTGTINSANTLYKAGPMERTDKLKPGERVTVPTAYSEYPMDVLPRTPESWGSRCYDIKRWRFMEKGGHFAALEEPEIFTRDVQDAFRELLGRI; encoded by the coding sequence ATGCACCCCAGTATCGCTGCAGATCCCTTCACCATCTCAGTCGCCGACCATGAGCTGGCGGACCTGAAGCAGCGGCTCGCCAACACACGGTTCCCCAATGAACCCGACGGCAATGACAGCTGGGACTACGGCACCAACCTTTCCTACATGGAACGGCTGATTGAATACTGGCGTGACGACTATGACTGGCGCGCCGCCGAAGCACGGCTCAACCGCTTTGACCACTTCCGCGCCACCATCTCCGGTGATGATCTGGGCCTGCCCGATGAAGATCACCAAATCCATTTCATCTATGAGCGCGGCTCGGGCAAAAACCCGCGCCCTTTGATCCTCACCCATGGCTGGCCCTCAACCTTTGCCGAGTTTGAGCATGTGATAGAGCCCCTCGCCCACCCGGAAAGATTTGGCGGCAGTGAGGAAGACGCATTCGACGTGATCGTGCCCTCGCTCCTGGGCTTCGGCTTTTCATCCAAGCCGCGCACGCCACTGGGACCATCAGCCATTGCAGAGCTTTGGCATTGCCTGATGACACGGGTACTGGGCTATGACCGCTATTGCGCACAGGCCGGTGACTGGGGGTCCTACGTCACGTCACGGCTGGCGCTGCAGCATGGCGACCAGTTGGACGCGATCCATCTCACCATGCTGCCCCTGCGCCCGGCCATTTCAGGCGGCGGTGAGCCTGTAACGCAGGAAGAAGCCGACTGGATCAAGAACATGCGCGGCTGGTGGGCTCAGGAAGAAGGCTACCGCGTGATCCAGGGCACCAAGCCCATGGCGCTGGCGTTCGCTGTGACCGACAGCCCGGCAGGCCTCGCAGGCTGGCTGGCAGACAAATACTATCGCTTGGGCGACACCGAAAAATCCCATCCCTATGAAGGCATGGATCAGCGCTTCCCCATGGACATGATCCTGACCCAGCTTTCCATCTACTGGTTCACCGGCACCATCAACTCCGCCAATACACTCTACAAAGCCGGACCGATGGAACGCACAGACAAGCTCAAGCCCGGTGAACGGGTGACGGTGCCGACAGCCTATTCGGAATATCCAATGGATGTGTTGCCCCGCACGCCCGAAAGCTGGGGCAGCCGCTGCTATGACATCAAGCGCTGGCGCTTCATGGAAAAAGGCGGCCATTTCGCAGCCCTTGAAGAGCCGGAAATCTTTACGCGCGACGTCCAGGACGCCTTCCGCGAGCTACTTGGAAGAATCTAG